Genomic segment of Triticum aestivum cultivar Chinese Spring chromosome 6A, IWGSC CS RefSeq v2.1, whole genome shotgun sequence:
aaagaaccatgttcattagtTTATCATATTCAGAAACTGTCAAGAACAACAAAAAATTTCAACCTTTTCTCTGCCCACAGCAAGTGTACTACATGTTTAGTACGTGTCCTGAACAGTATGTGTGCTGGACATACAAAAATTAGCACTAGTATGAAAATTATTATCTTTTTTGTCATCAACTACTGAAACCCATGCTTCTAATATACTACAGTTTTCTTTCTTCACTTTTTTTTCCGGAGAAACTTGAACATCAGGCTAAGACAAAGTTGGAGTTTTCTGCCATGAAGTTATCTCAGAGACAAACCTGTGTGCCCATCAGGAAATTTCCATACTGCTCCAAGATTGGTGCAGAAAAAAAAGGGGGAGAAGAAATTACAAGGTTTTCAGGTCCAAAACGAAAAAGGGAACAAGAAATTGAAAGGAACAAGCAAAAGTTTTCCTGTCGTTTGACTATACATGGGCTCTTTGCTTTTCTGTTATGTGTTTGTTGCGTCCATGGGCAGGGACACAGATACAACGGGCTAAACAaacagcaaaaacaaaaaacaaacaaacaagcaaagcCCACACCATAAGCCCATCACGGGAGCATTAAAACCCATCAGGAAGGGATGCTAAACAGACCTAATCTGTCAGGGATGACGTCAGCCGACTGAGACttcaagtctcagtcgactgagacctagacaGTCCCTAATCTCAATATCAGGCGCTATGAAATGATCATTTAGAGCTTGTCTGTTCCAGCTTTTTGTAGCCTCATCAATAAGATCCGAAACCAATTCCGGAGCATCTTGTGATCGCGCACATATAGGTCGGAGTATTACACTAAAAGCCTAAAAAGACGCACAACACAAGGGGGCCTGCAACCTGTTACCGAAATCTCTTCTGAAAAAAACCTGTTACCGAAATCATGTCCGTTTAtccaaaagaaaagggaaaaaaatgCCCTAAAATATTCTTTAAAAAATCACGCTGGTTAATTCGTCATGTAGTAGCTTCAGGAAAGAAAAACATTTCTGCCTCGTGGTCCTACCACACTAGTGCCCCTCAATTCTGGTCCCACTTACCAGTTACAAATCCTTCTCCTCTTCTTATACCCCTTGCTTCccacaaaccctagccgccagagcAGCCCTCGTCCCCGCCGCTTCTTCTcacgcccgccgcctccgcctccgcctccgcctccgcctccgccaacCTCCTGGTAAATTCTCTTCTCTCCCCTCCCCCAGTCCCGCCTCCCGCCTCCATCAGCGATTGTACTTCTCGACGGTCTCACGGATACGGTTGCTTCCGCTCCGTCGGATTTTTCAGGGCTGATCCCAGCGCCTTGAGCCAAGATGTATCTCCAGTTCTACACGAACGAGAACGGTGAGAAGGTTTACACCACCAAGGTCGGATAATATATTCCCTCGCGCTTACCCGGTGATGATCTGTAATGTATTTTTGACCCCGTGCTGATGCTTCTCTCGTTCCTGTACCGCAGAAGGAATCCCCTCTCGGTGTGCCGACGCAGTCTGCCCACCCAGGTATACCAACTTCCTTTCCCTGGTTTTGTCTTGGCTGTTGGATCTTGTTACATGTACATTATTTGCCTTCGTTAGAGTTTGTACATAGTATGCCAGCCTCTTGTGCTGTAAAAGAGGGGTATACATGTGTGATTGTTATGTCAGGTTGCAGTACCAGTCTGCTTGTCTCAGACTTCAGACATGTAGGCATGGTATGTACACATACTTTTTGGAGAAACTGTAGGTGTTTTTGTGTTGGTCTTGGTCTTTTAGGAGAATTTGTTCGCGAGGAGATGTTTTCTTTTATCCATTGTACGATAACTTATCCAAAGGATTCGCATCAAAACAGTGCTGAATTCATGCTGGGAACATTGCTACAATATCTAATCAATTTTTCGGCTTGCTTGACCTGCTTTGTATTATTGTTTTGAGTGTTGGAACTAGGAGCCGATTCTTAAAGAGCATTGTGATGTACCATTAGTTGTTGTTGCTTTGTTATTCAGCAATGTTTTCTTACTAGAGTTATAATTGATTACCCGGGGATCACAGTAAGAATTGAAGTTCCCATCTGAAATTGTTTCTGTTTTGAACCCATCGATGCTGGAAGATTTACTTCCTATGCATTTCTATTATGGTTGATTCTGAAAAGTTAAGAGTCCGGAAATTGCCCATCCTAGTTGCCTTGAGCTCTGAGGTGTGTGGGTAGATATTTGTAGAATACCTCAAATCATATATGTTCTTGGGTGGTGAGCTTCTCCTCTTAGAAGCACTGATAATATATGCCCGTATGCCCGTTTAACCTGTAGATGAGTTGTGATATCTTGGTTTTCTTCAGTTGAACATAAGTGCTGTTCTGCTATGTACTGTAGAATGTAGATGAGTTGTGATATCTGTATTTTAGTTGTAGAATGTAGATGAGTTGTGATATCTATGAGTATTCTCACGCTAAAGAATGGTGCTTACATAATTGCTTGTGATACAGCTCGTTTCTCCCCGGATGACAAGTACGCACGTCAGCGTTACCTGTTGAAGAAGAGGTTTGGATTGCTGCCAACCCAACAGCCCGCACAAAAGTACTGAAGCACTGGATGGGTCCTCCTAAGAGATCTGTTTTCTTTGCTGAATGCTGTTTGGAGTGTAGATTAGCTATGTGAAGAGAGAATCATTACTGCTACTTATCTTGCTTGTTATTGCAGTACCTCTGAATGTAATGCTATGCTATCGATGGATCGTACTCTTTTGTACTATGTGCTCACTGTGTGACTAAATCATTATTTTTTCTGTGCTACAAGGAGAGGATTTCTTGTTATTCTGCTGATTATGTGATGCTCAGTGAAATCGCTAATTTGTGATCTTCACACGAACAGCTTCTGATAGTGTTGAACTACCCTTGTCTTCTTTGCTCCAAGCGATCAGCTGCCGTTGACACCCCAGCGCCCCTTAGCGATTAAAGTTCATGGGCAGGTGGAATTTTTCTTTCATTCTCATTCTTTATCTTTGTATTGGAGTTGAAACTTGTCCAGTTTTCTCGTTCACATCTTGTTAACGTTGGAGTTCAAATCTGAAACTTGCTAGCTGTAATTATTGTTTGTTCAAAGATGATTGTTTGTCTTGAAATTTGACAAACCAATGGCAAAGTAAAAAGATATTTATTTATTGAACTAGGTAGTTTATGCCAGTCATCTTAATGGACTGTCTGAACTTTCAGTTGTAGTGTTTACGAACTGAACTGAAATTGCATGCTAACCCAGTTGAACTTATTACGTATGAGCTAGAGAAAGATATCCTCACCTTGCCTGTTAATGAGGAATCATGATGTGCGTTCAtgtctaatactccctccgttccaaattacttgtcgcatgTATGAATTTCCAAATTACTTATCGCATGTATGAatttccaaattacttgtcgcatgtatgaatgtatctagatgcattttagttctagatacatccattttctgcaacgagtaatttggaacggagggagtaccagctaATGTAAGGGGCGACTGGCAAGGTAGCAGGCAACCACAATTTCCAATTTTGCAACTTTCACCTAAAATGCACACAGGCAATAGCAAACAGCCCCCATATAAGAATCATTGCCGCTAGGCAAATTTGGATGGTGCTCTTCAACTTGCATTTGGTGAAAACAAATATTATGTGTAGTATTAAAGAACAGAGACAATGAAACTAGACAAGCGCAGAGACAAAGAGGTTATAATGCCATGTGTATCACTGACTAGTGATACTAACTTACATTGTCAAAATACAATTGCTCAAAATGTCCACAATATCCATACATATGCCACAAGTTCTTTTGAGGGGTTGGGGGGTTGAGGATGTATTGTGAAAGCAAAATGATGCATTGCTATTAGCGGGAATAATGTATTGCATATGTGTACTGAGTTGCAAAGTAAGCAATGATCATCCGCACACCACTCCACATATAATATGACCTTTCAGCTATTCTGGTGAAGAAACCAACTCAACGTCCCTGGAGGATGGATCATCGTCTTCATATTCAGATATATCATCACCAGTGCTAATTATATCTGTGTTGCTTGCCTGCCTAACAAACTGACCCCGCACCCTCGGCCTTGTTTCAGCAACTTTCTTCCGATTAACATACCTCACCTTCTTGTCAAAACAGCGGTCCTTCCTTTTCTGCCTGAATTTTGCAAGTGCTGCAGCCCTCCTGCCAGATCGACTATGTCTTTCCTCGGGAATTGGTGTGCTTGATACCGACGACCACACATTCCGCGTTGACAAATGACTTGAATGCACATTCATACCAGCAGGACTATACTGATACGATTGCATCGATGCACCATGGGATTGGTGATAAACATTGTATTGATGGAGCATTCTTGGTGGCGTATGAGCTTGAGCAGTGTTTATGTTTCCTTGGAAACTTTGAACTGAATGAAGTGCCATGCCATGCTCTACCATCCCTGGATAATAAAATGGGTAATGATACACAGGAGGGTTTCCTGAAACATCTTGTTGGCCCTCATTCCTTTGCTCCAGATGCAAGTTAGAGGAAGAAAAGCACACCAAAGGATACTGCATAGGCGTCTCAAAAGCTTCTTCATCCTGAATATTTATACTACTATTAGTGTCGATTCTGTCGGTCGCACCAGAGAAATTACCCTGGTGATCCATAACATCTATCTGATTACCCTCTCTCTGTAGTTCATTATCCAATGGGTTGTTTGCTGGAGTGCTTGATTTAACATATGCTAGAAATGCAGATGACTCAGCTATCCTCAAATTAGTCTTTATTGGGCGTGAAAACATTCCTCCTGGAGATGCTGGTAAAAAGATAAGCTTTAGAAACCGGCTGAGAACTATGAATGAGTAGGTAGCATGAGAGGGGACAAAACAAAAACAGCTGAAGAGAAAAACAAAGGTCAGACTGAAGACACTTACATGCTTTATCATCATCTTCCGCAATGCTAGGTAAATTTTCCCATTGGTCTGTTTTGGGGGGGTCCACAGCAGGAGACTGGGGATGATAAGAAAAGCAAGGGTTTAATAAGTAACTTAATGCACAGCAATGAGCATCTCATCATTGTACAGCATATGTGGTAAAAAGCACATATTTGCGGCAACATAAATTTTGGAAGACACTacagagaaagaaagagaaaaccAATCATCGGACAGTTGTAGAACTTCCTACATACAGATAAATTAGTTGATTACCTCGTATTCATGTTGACTCGAGGTATTTGTTTCATGATTTCTATTTCCTTTCGGCTTATCATCTGTCTCGTCCGAAAGGAGTGTGGTGCTATTGGTATTGGCATCACTAGGTTCCGACAGCACCAACTCAAGATTGTCAATGAAGAAGTTTTTCTCGGCCAAACCAAGCTGCCAACACCAATATTCAATTTAGGAACAATTCATAAACAGTACAGCAATGACCGCAGGCAGACCAGCTTAGAGCATTCTTTTAAAAACTACTAGTGAAGGTGAAAAAACAGATTGTGATTTACCATCCGTCTCCTTCGCCACACATGGGTCCAGAGATTCAACAGCTCATTCATGCGAAGCGGCTTGACCAGGTACTCTGCTGCCCCGAGCCGCAAGCACTTGACAACAACAGAAACCTCGTCTCTGTTGGACATCACTGCGTAATTGCATCCGTACGATATCATTACTACAAGCATGGCACAGGAATTGGACAGAACTATGGGAACTGGATGACAGCTTACTGATGATGGGGATGTGGCGCAGTTCCTTGTTCCTGCCAATGTACTTGAGCATCTTGAAGCACTTGGAGACTGGCAGGTCGACCTCGGCCAGGATGATGTCTATCTCAGCGCCCTCGCAGTTGAGCATGTTGATCACCTGCCGTGGAGACTTGGCGCAGGTTACTGAAAAAATAAAGCAGCACCACCGAGCACCAGAGACATCATTAGAAGACAACATGGCGATACTAGTTGTACTAGTAATAATAAGGCCAACGGCAAGCAGCAAACACATGATTAACAACAAGCCTAAGGTGAATTGACCTTGGTAGGAGCAGTTGCAGAGGAGGCGAAGCACATCCCGTGAGCTGTCGGGGTCGCTGTCGCAGAGGAGGATCCTCACCTTGCTCCGGTCCACGAACGGCTGCCCTCCGCCTACCCCGGCGCCGCTGCCGCCAGCGCGACCCCCCTCGCCGGCGCCCACCATACCCAAGCCCCAGGCAGCCACCTGTGCGCAATCAGCAGAGACTTCCCACGGGCGCGTTACGAGGAATCAGCAGAGCCCGCAGCCAGAGGAGGAGCAGACGAAGGAGGACGAGGCGGCTGTTGGATCTGCGGACGTCTCCTcctccatgtatgcggcagctggtACCCCCAATCAACTCGGCTCCCGGCGAGCTCCTGTGGCCGGATGATGATGGGTTGCGGCCGGTTCAGCAGTGACCTGTGCTAGGAACGGCGGCCGCGCCCGGCGGCGGCTGCCTCCGCTCGTCGCAGTCCGCCCCGCTCCATTGTCTGGTGGTATGCTAAAACTATTCGGGGCGGTGGCTGGTCTGCGACGGTGGGATGTCCACTCTGAGATATTTCCGTCGCCTTTTTTCCTCGCTTTTCACTATGGGGTGGGGGCGACACGCGGCCCGCCCGGCTCCGCAGGGGCAAAAGCCAAACCACGCCGGCGGGTTAGAATAGATAGTAAACCGAGCCGCTCGGCGGGTCACGGCTCCGGGCTGAGCCGGGAGCCGCAGCGCGCGCGATCTCGGCCGTGCGCGGTGGGGCCGCGTGTCGCGCCGTGGCGACACGAGCGGCCGCCGTGAGAGCGACGGCGGCTGAGGCTCGAGCCTACGGGAGAGAGCGAGCCGCTTGGCTGGTTGGGGACCAGGCTGGCGGTCGCTGACCGGAGGAAAATATCTACAGTGCGTGCGTGTCTTTTGAGCTAAACGCTTTGGCTTTGCGGGTCCTGCACTCCTGCTAGTGGAGTGCGTGGACTAACTAACCGCGAAATATCTTAATCGGATGGATTAGGGGGCCGTATGCGACTATGCGTGCTGCGACAGCGAAAACAAAAGCTGAAAATGGAACGAAGCGAGAGGAGGGGCGTGCCGTCGCGCACATCACGCATATCTCCTCCCGGAGCGCCCATGCCTGCTCGCCTCGACCACGTGCGGCGGCCTCCCGTCCCTCCGTTTTGGGTCACACGGCCGGCCTCGTAGTGGTCGCCTGCCGACATGCTTCGCCTGCCTCGGAGTCGCAGGATACGTGGTGCAAACATTAGACCAACTCCAGCGCGCGACCCATCCTGTCCGCGCACGTCCGTTTGAAGGTAAAACAGACGAATAGTGCGGCCCAGCGCGTGacctcaaacggacaaatgtctGGATTCCTTCCGTTTTCGACTTATTTTCGACTcaaacttgcgctcggtttggggtgaaacaGAAGCGCGCGGACGGCCtggacgcacgcccttgtcccccctggcccgcctgtcggggacactagcagtccctccgctcccaacgcTTCCAAAGTCTCTCTCCCGCCCTGCCCTGCCGAcggcgccgccgctattctccggtCGCCTCCTCATCGCGCAGCCCCCGGCCGTCCctaccaaaccacgtctcgacatggccgccaccacgcccgcgctttgGCCGTAGTTTTGGCCGTTGCCGTCTTTGCCGGTCGCAGAGGGGAAACGCCTGCCAGCGACGTACCACGGCGGCCTCGGCAGCttccgacgagagctccagagcggccaATAGCCGGCCATcaaccacccctgctgcgtcgaggtgatcatcacggcctcttcgccaccacgaccgTAAGGTGTTGGAcattttgcccacaaaggtatggacagtggagacgagtttttcttccatcacttcctttgttcatcggacgattcgtcgtcggatgatgaagatcttgtggtggctgcactggtcgttcacgaccacattcaacaacagcttcctcggtacagggggttagtccctggcc
This window contains:
- the LOC123127759 gene encoding H/ACA ribonucleoprotein complex subunit 3-like protein, with translation MYLQFYTNENGEKVYTTKKESPLGVPTQSAHPARFSPDDKYARQRYLLKKRFGLLPTQQPAQKY
- the LOC123127760 gene encoding two-component response regulator-like PRR1 translates to MVGAGEGGRAGGSGAGVGGGQPFVDRSKVRILLCDSDPDSSRDVLRLLCNCSYQVTCAKSPRQVINMLNCEGAEIDIILAEVDLPVSKCFKMLKYIGRNKELRHIPIIMMSNRDEVSVVVKCLRLGAAEYLVKPLRMNELLNLWTHVWRRRRMLGLAEKNFFIDNLELVLSEPSDANTNSTTLLSDETDDKPKGNRNHETNTSSQHEYESPAVDPPKTDQWENLPSIAEDDDKASSPGGMFSRPIKTNLRIAESSAFLAYVKSSTPANNPLDNELQREGNQIDVMDHQGNFSGATDRIDTNSSINIQDEEAFETPMQYPLVCFSSSNLHLEQRNEGQQDVSGNPPVYHYPFYYPGMVEHGMALHSVQSFQGNINTAQAHTPPRMLHQYNVYHQSHGASMQSYQYSPAGMNVHSSHLSTRNVWSSVSSTPIPEERHSRSGRRAAALAKFRQKRKDRCFDKKVRYVNRKKVAETRPRVRGQFVRQASNTDIISTGDDISEYEDDDPSSRDVELVSSPE